In Streptomyces canus, one DNA window encodes the following:
- a CDS encoding ATP-binding protein, which yields MTEVRPMAAAPASLWERDEELAAVECVLDSLCAGRTASGSVLVIRGEAGFGKTALLAETRRIAEARGCTVWSARGGETLRSVPFNVVRQLLQPALLSLMPEEAREYLGDWYDIAGPALGIADPGERQADPQGVCDGLVAAVRRLARRDWPLVLMVDDAHWADQETLRWLAAFVERLDDLSVLVVVARRPGEAGAESARLLETVASAAGRPVTHLSALTPDAAAGLTRATLGEHADAPFCREVWAVTGGNPYETVELLAKVRDSQMEPTEGSANELRELNRSARGGGLVARLEELGIDATRFAWAAAILGTDISVGLVARLATLKPEKATLCAGLLRDARILTDSGTEDGELEFVHPLIATAVYDSIPDALRTAMHGIAAQLVTDSGLGAAAASRHLLKVHPDDDEELVEQLREAAREHLLVGAPDAARRCLERALVEPPPPEVHARVLFELGCATLLTAPAKTIGHLQTALAMPGLEGSARVDAVVRLSQALMHNNQLEEAVRTVEAEAARHEEGPARLRLQAVQYTWEGLYPGEATSPARSERLAALAATCIGRDNSERALLILRGFDAMAHGESAEEISEVCDRALVNGRLAPGLGWTDTEWGLELPLMLASAYAFTDRLDRAEALYTDALRTYESTGWSGGHLALAHAYVGLGHRRRGRLREAETSLRESLRLAERVGRGLPLYWSATCNLVDTLLARGHVEEAWAIAEQYGFTPPYPSTIVLPDPRSVRGRLLLAVGRTQDGINELDEAEKAAAVRGHHNPVLVPWAVDLARALAGEDPVRAARLATDVRRHAERLGTDTAIGEALRCAAALETGQRAVRLAAQAVAYLEASPCQYEHAAARVEYGIAARSVAELNRGLTLARSCGADGLVTQAREVLETGRGLR from the coding sequence ATGACGGAGGTACGGCCGATGGCGGCCGCCCCGGCCTCGCTGTGGGAGCGCGACGAGGAACTCGCCGCCGTCGAATGCGTGCTCGACTCCCTGTGCGCGGGCCGCACCGCCTCGGGCAGCGTGCTGGTGATCCGCGGCGAGGCGGGCTTCGGCAAGACCGCCCTGCTGGCCGAGACCCGCCGTATCGCCGAGGCACGCGGCTGCACGGTCTGGTCGGCCCGCGGCGGCGAGACCCTCAGGTCCGTCCCCTTCAACGTGGTACGCCAACTGCTCCAGCCCGCCCTCCTGTCGCTGATGCCCGAGGAGGCCCGTGAGTACCTCGGCGACTGGTACGACATCGCCGGCCCCGCTCTCGGCATAGCTGACCCGGGGGAGCGGCAGGCCGACCCGCAGGGCGTGTGCGACGGACTGGTCGCCGCGGTGCGCCGACTGGCCCGCCGGGACTGGCCGCTCGTGCTGATGGTCGACGACGCCCACTGGGCCGACCAGGAGACCCTGCGCTGGCTCGCCGCCTTCGTCGAGCGCCTGGACGACCTGTCCGTCCTGGTCGTGGTGGCGCGCCGGCCCGGCGAGGCCGGCGCCGAGAGCGCCCGCCTCCTGGAGACGGTGGCCTCCGCCGCGGGCCGCCCCGTCACCCACCTCAGCGCCCTCACCCCGGACGCCGCCGCGGGGCTCACCCGCGCCACCCTGGGTGAGCACGCCGACGCCCCGTTCTGCCGCGAGGTGTGGGCCGTCACCGGCGGCAACCCGTACGAGACGGTCGAACTCCTCGCCAAGGTCCGGGACAGCCAGATGGAGCCCACCGAGGGCTCGGCGAACGAACTGCGGGAGCTGAACCGCTCGGCCCGCGGCGGCGGCCTCGTCGCCCGCCTCGAGGAACTCGGCATCGACGCCACCCGGTTCGCCTGGGCGGCCGCGATCCTCGGCACCGACATCTCCGTCGGCCTGGTGGCCCGGCTCGCCACCCTCAAGCCGGAGAAGGCCACGCTCTGCGCCGGACTGCTGCGCGATGCCCGTATCCTCACCGACTCCGGGACGGAGGACGGCGAGCTGGAGTTCGTCCACCCGCTGATCGCCACCGCCGTCTACGACTCCATCCCCGACGCCCTGCGCACCGCCATGCACGGCATCGCCGCACAACTCGTCACCGACTCCGGGCTCGGCGCCGCAGCAGCATCCCGGCACCTGCTCAAGGTCCATCCGGACGACGACGAGGAACTCGTCGAGCAACTGCGCGAGGCGGCCCGCGAGCACCTCCTGGTCGGCGCCCCCGACGCGGCCCGCCGCTGTCTGGAGCGCGCCCTGGTGGAGCCCCCGCCACCCGAGGTCCACGCGCGTGTGCTCTTCGAACTCGGCTGCGCCACCCTCCTGACCGCCCCCGCCAAGACCATCGGCCACCTCCAGACCGCGCTCGCCATGCCCGGCCTGGAGGGCTCCGCCCGGGTGGACGCCGTCGTCCGCCTCTCCCAGGCACTCATGCACAACAACCAGCTGGAGGAGGCGGTCCGCACGGTCGAGGCGGAGGCCGCCCGGCACGAGGAAGGTCCTGCCAGACTCCGCCTCCAGGCCGTGCAGTACACATGGGAGGGGCTCTACCCGGGCGAGGCCACCTCCCCGGCGCGCTCCGAGCGCCTCGCCGCCCTGGCCGCCACCTGTATCGGCCGTGACAACTCCGAGCGGGCTCTGCTCATCCTGCGGGGATTCGACGCGATGGCCCACGGCGAGAGCGCCGAGGAGATCTCCGAAGTGTGCGACCGCGCCCTCGTCAACGGCCGCCTGGCACCCGGACTCGGCTGGACCGACACCGAGTGGGGCCTCGAACTGCCGCTGATGCTGGCCAGCGCGTACGCCTTCACGGACCGCCTCGATCGCGCCGAGGCCCTGTACACCGACGCCCTGCGCACCTACGAGTCGACCGGCTGGAGCGGCGGGCACCTCGCCCTCGCCCACGCCTACGTCGGCCTCGGCCACCGCCGGCGAGGACGGCTCCGGGAGGCGGAGACCTCCCTGCGCGAGTCGCTCCGGCTCGCCGAGCGGGTGGGACGAGGGCTGCCGCTGTACTGGTCGGCGACCTGCAACCTCGTCGACACGCTGCTCGCGCGCGGGCATGTCGAGGAGGCATGGGCGATCGCCGAGCAGTACGGATTCACGCCGCCGTATCCGTCCACGATCGTGCTGCCCGATCCCCGGTCCGTGCGGGGACGGCTGCTGCTGGCCGTCGGCCGGACCCAGGACGGCATCAACGAACTGGACGAGGCGGAGAAGGCGGCGGCCGTGCGGGGGCATCACAACCCGGTGCTGGTGCCGTGGGCCGTCGATCTCGCCCGGGCGCTCGCCGGTGAGGACCCGGTGCGGGCCGCTCGGCTGGCCACGGATGTCCGGCGGCATGCCGAGCGACTCGGCACGGACACGGCCATCGGTGAGGCGTTGCGGTGTGCCGCCGCGCTGGAGACCGGGCAGCGGGCGGTGCGGCTCGCCGCGCAGGCGGTGGCCTATCTGGAGGCCTCTCCCT